DNA sequence from the Scophthalmus maximus strain ysfricsl-2021 chromosome 1, ASM2237912v1, whole genome shotgun sequence genome:
tttatacaggaacgaggaataaggtgtataaggaaagtgaccttcaattacttctgcttgacattaaatgtgaaataaaaaaaatttttttttactaaaattaATTTGGACTTTtcaaagggggcggggctcccgtcggaggggcggggcgcccccgcccccccaattcaatggtaggggaaacacttaTGATCAGTCACTTTAAAGGCACAACTAATCATTTGTTCTTTATTTGGTTTGCTGTATAActaaatacagtacatatactATACcatatcagtcagtcagtcaacttGCCTCGCATCAGTCAATCTGTCAATCTCGTGCCACGTGAGAAACAGGAGACACCTTCATAAACAAGACAGACAACATCCCACCTCGGGGAACACACTGTCACAACACCTGACCTCTGAACAGCTGTATAAACACGTGCCCCTTCAGACAAGCGTTCTCTCCACGTGTATAACCAGTTAACCTTCGTGGCACTAGTTGACGACACTGGCCGACGGCCGACCGCCGATCGTCTCACCGCAGCCAACTGACAGGGAACGACAGAAAGTGggagaaaatatatatagaacagTTTGTGAGCTTAGGTGGCGTGTCACTTGTCAACAGACTCCTCCACGCAGGCCTCTccccgtgttgttgttgttgttgttgttgttgttgttgttgtgaggtGTTTGTAGCCAGTTAGCTCGGCCCGATAGCAGCGCTGTGTTGTGTTCACGAACAGTCCGAATAATAGAAAGCAAAAACAACGTGCCGCCAGCTCAACTaacctttaaaacaacaacgtgAGCTACAAATCAGTCCGCTGGTCGAGGGGGCCGCCGGGTGTTAACCGTGACACGCAAATCCTGCTCGTCAgcggaaaacaaaacagaggaggaagaagaagaaaaaaaaggaaaaacaccgTGACGCTAGCATCTGCGTCGGCTAACGTCAGCGCGACACAGGCGCCGACTAGCATGGTCAGCTAGCGGGCTAGCCGCGCTGCTAGCCAACTTGGCTAGCACAGTTGATGGAAGCTCGcgccgaacaacaacaacaagtggcAAAGTATCTCGACTCACACAAGACGGTACATCTCCCTCTGCGCGTGTGTACAGCTGGGCCTCGCGGATCGACTGTCAGTCGTGAGAGAAAGAGGCGCTTCTATATCTCTGGTTGAGGCAACTGGTGTGATGTTGTGCCTGTCAACTCTCCGTCGACTCTCTGCTGGCTGCTAGTCGGGTTGCCAGGTTTCGGCACaatccccccaccccacccaccaaaaagaaaaaacaggcgGAGAAACATGGCTCcgtgtgtgtctcttcctccAATGCACACCCTCacttcaagtcaagtcaacttcgCTGTCAGTTCCTTCAATATTGATAAGTaatattttacaataaatacattcgAAATAGTGCATCAAAGTAAGAGcaaggcaaaaccacacggtatagaaaaagctaaagaaattgaaaactcgcaaaaggaaggaaatactgtacagtatgtgtcataTACAGGAAACTGAATACATCGAAAATGTGCAATGTGAAGGACATGGAGTGCATGGAGGttgaatgtaataaatgtagagggcACTGATGATGAAAGTGTTTCGTCAGAGTCTTTGTAAAGTGAAGACACCGACTTTGATCaagttattatatatattgtttctGGATGTTGCACTGAGTGCATGATTTTATAAGGTACATGGTATTCTTCTCTTCTTAATTATTCTAAAGATTCAGCATCTCGACTCTGTGTATTCGTGACGTTTATAAGTCAAGAttgatcacatactgtacaagccTGTCTGGTTCCCATAGACAGAGTATAGGTAGGAAGAGGGTTTTccataaaataaagttttatatatatatatatatatatatatatatatatatatatatatatatatacaaaattaaataaaaaattcttgAACACCTCTTGTCCCAAGCTGTCAGTCTCCATGATTACAACTCAACAGGCTGCTGTGGTGATCAGTGTGATGGCTGTGAGTACAACAAACGACCACTAGAGTGCGACACAgtccacagaaacaaacaatgaaactgGTTTTAGAAGAACAtgaatttgtgcttttattaaatcaaatagtTGATCATTTCTAAAACTGCACTGCTCTTCGTCgcccccccttttattttttacaatttcattgGTTTATCTTTCTAAAACTCCTACCTAAAATGTGTCAATATGCCTTTTATGTTTATCTAATGCGAAGCACTTTGTAAAACCTTgctgttgaaatgtgaaataaagatACCCTTGACTTGATTCGTAGCCTATATGTTGGACtcagaatgaaaaataatataaataaaattagatCAAGTCTAAAAAGGTGAATTGGATTAATTTAAGTGTCTTTTTCCTCTGCCAACATTATACAGATTTTGGCTCATGTGTGAAATGAACTGATCAAAAGTTATCAAACATGATATTGTGAGTAATTACAGGCAATCCTTATGTGGTGCATTCATGTACCAATGAAAAACTTAATATTGAACGTGCACATATGCTCATCATATTCAAAGTATGTTGTATTTGAACAGTGTCATCTTGCCATCTTAACATGAAATAACCAATCACATCTGCCAGAGAGCACATACGCCTTTTATCATCAAATATCTGAACATTGCAATGAAAGTATATATAGAGCATAgtattctcacatttgagagtGAACAAAATTCATATCAACAGGCCTTTAATAAATaatctgtaaacacaaaatatcAGTGTAAAGCCAAATACAGTAATGtatgcaacaaaaacattttaaaaaaacacttaaacaaTTGTTTTGGCACCTTCAAAATTGCAAATACAGATTTACACAAATGTggtgaaataaaaactataGAGCCCAGGAAAAAAGATAGAATAAGAGACAGAATAAGCCCACATATGAAGGTAGCAATGGTTTTTGTGCCACTCACGTCTCATGATTTTTAATGTCATCACTTAAATGAGTAATTAATACTTCCTGTGTCACCAAATAAGGACAAAATCTACCATTCATGGTGGCAGATGAAGAACAACcaaaatgacaacatgaggcCCTACTTTTTAGAGACCAAACATTCAAGGGTTTGTGTAAAAGGAATAGTAAGCTGCCATGGCTTTGGATGAAGGGGGCTCCTTGCCATAGGGGCTACTGTTGGAGGCAGCCGAGgccaaatcctcacatttaatGTCAGCAGGTGAGTCCTCTGTGCTTGGAACGTTAAGAGACAAGCGCCTTCGTTTGCAGGCCATGGAATAAGAATCAGCCTTGTCAAGGGAAAGAGCTGACGGCTGCGCGTCTGTCCACGAGGAGATGACTCCGCCCCCGtcactcacctcctcctctatctGCGGTTTAACTTTGTCTAAGTCTTCTGGGAAACCAGGGGTGGGACTGGGTCTGGGAGACCAAGGCAGGCTCGGCGTGACCTTTCTCTGGTACGCCGCTCTGGACCCCCACCCCGCAGACACGGTGTTGAACGGAGAGTCCGGGTAGTAGCTGAGAGCGTGGGACGTTTGCATGGACAGGGATTTGATGCCGTAAGGGAGCAGGGAACTCGAGTATTCACCCTCATAAGGTGTCAGATCGAGCTTGTTGCTGGTGCTAGTGCCGTTTCCTCCTTGCTGCATGGAGGTGACGAACCACCTCTGCGAAGCGCCGTCTTCAGTGTGAGGTGAGAGGAGGCTGTTGGTCTGCGGTACTGTTCTCTCACTGTTGTAGAAGCGATTCTGGGGAAGGTTGTTGACAAACTGGTCCTGGAAGAGGGGCTGCATGGTGTAGCGGGCACCGGGGACAATCTGGTGGGCACGTGGAGAGTCGGTTGGAGATGGGGTGAAGCGGTCATTCTCTGGAGCCGTGTACAtcctaaaaaaaatttaataaagttaaaaacTTGTTTTACAGCGAGTTGTACGAAAAGACAGAAGTTGTTCAATTTAGAAAGTCATTAACAACATGGTAAGACAGCTGATGCAATAACACATAGTTtgatgtatttctgtattttttgaaaatattgattcTCTTTTTATAACGCATGAGCAACATATGACAAATACTCACGAATCATAATTGTCTCTAAATCCTTTGGCAAAGGGGTTGTGATCAATTTTCAGCTGTGTGATCTGAAAGAAAGCAACGCAGGACATACAGTTATGAGTTATGTGAATatacagacagaataaaatagTACCATGACGGTACACGTCTATATTAACAACATGGATGTCAACCTAtggaaattaacatttattgTTGCCCATGTCCAGTGAATGAATTCCAATGAATAGAAATTACAAATGGGACAAAACAATATGTAACAGGCATTTAATAattagaaaacaataataaaaaataatatcatagaagaaaagagtgtgtgtgtgtgggggggtggttCTTACATCAGTATTCTGATAAGCAGTGACGGCAATGAACTGCGTCTCTGGGAAGGTGAAGCTCTGCGTTTTAACGTCACTGTTGATGTCCTCCACCCCGTCCTCCGTCACCTCCACGATGTGCAGCCTGGGCTGATACTTATGCAGAGACTGCATGACAATCATCTACATGCATCAtggaaagaaaattaaaaaaaacaggtcaatcattcaattattaaaataaataaattactcCGTTAtctatttttatgtttattgaAATTAAGATGTTTCAAAATCATCATATCCCTCATTGCTCCTCCTAAAATTGTGCAAATTAATTTCTGAACATGGAGTTCACCGGTATAGGtaaaaatccaatattttattttactcatgGTTTTACACATTGATGGGGGTTTATTTAAATCCCAGGGCGTTGCTTTATTTCTTACCTGTGAAGTATTGTGACTGGTTCCTTTGTTGTTGGTGAGTTTCAGTTTGCTGAAGGAGATTTCTTGTCTCATCCAGTGGGCCCCTGTGTTTGGAGACTCTGGGTGGACATACATTTTGTTTcctgaaatacagaaatacattttccaaaatcaaACAACAGTAGCCAGCTCCAAGTATTGTTTGGATACTTAAcctttttatatatactgtatatatatatatatatataaaattcaaGAAAAGGGGTTCACCTACTGAATCTTTCAAGACACAGATGCTTATGAAGTGAAAATAAGcgaacatttatttattttttgcaaattgcAAATCATAAATTTAGGCTTATCATATGATTTTTCTCGGGGCTAAATGTCtcgcttaaaaaaaacaggcaacacGAATCTCTCACCCTGGCTGCTGTTGTCCGCCTTCCCGCAGGTGACCCACTTGCCACCCTGAAACCTCCAGTGGTTGGGATCGGCCAGCACCACCTCCACGAACACGTTGTAGTGCGCCGTCAGGCTGAGACCCGCCATGTTGAAGCTGAGGAACGGGAACATCCGTCTGCAAATAAAATCACCAGACAGAAgtggcatttttttgttttacttcgATTTACCCTGCATTATGATAAATCAACTACGTCAGACATGGAACGAAAAAACATACTTATATCCAATGAAAGTTCGTTCATTATGATAAATTATGAGAAATCATTATGATAAATCAACTACGTCAGACATGGAACGAAAAAACATACTTTATATCCAATGAAAGTTCGTTCATTATGATAAATTATGAGAAATCATTATGATAAATCAACTACGTCAGACATGGAATGAAAAGAACATACTTCTAGTCCCATGAAAGTTGTTTAAAAACAGAGGGGGTTCTGTCTCACCTGCCCTGCTTGG
Encoded proteins:
- the LOC118287299 gene encoding eomesodermin, translating into MLGGGEGESSTFSSPKEAADERRKSPAADVDGPARSRYPEHGAAAGRYYVPPTASKESPETANPCSFIPYAPGGAVYSPPGAGRYPSSLHLGSVGFAPSAAGGRSHFGSAYQLAQSPGCIYPPYGGPGSALGGMTLPAAGPGMRAQVYLCNRPLWLKFHRHQTEMIITKQGRRMFPFLSFNMAGLSLTAHYNVFVEVVLADPNHWRFQGGKWVTCGKADNSSQGNKMYVHPESPNTGAHWMRQEISFSKLKLTNNKGTSHNTSQMIVMQSLHKYQPRLHIVEVTEDGVEDINSDVKTQSFTFPETQFIAVTAYQNTDITQLKIDHNPFAKGFRDNYDSMYTAPENDRFTPSPTDSPRAHQIVPGARYTMQPLFQDQFVNNLPQNRFYNSERTVPQTNSLLSPHTEDGASQRWFVTSMQQGGNGTSTSNKLDLTPYEGEYSSSLLPYGIKSLSMQTSHALSYYPDSPFNTVSAGWGSRAAYQRKVTPSLPWSPRPSPTPGFPEDLDKVKPQIEEEVSDGGGVISSWTDAQPSALSLDKADSYSMACKRRRLSLNVPSTEDSPADIKCEDLASAASNSSPYGKEPPSSKAMAAYYSFYTNP